Proteins from one Pleuronectes platessa chromosome 16, fPlePla1.1, whole genome shotgun sequence genomic window:
- the LOC128458065 gene encoding protein PET100 homolog, mitochondrial yields MGVKIEIFRMMLYLSFPVTIFWISNQADYFEEYVVKRKRELFPPNEALHRKELEDFKERMRVRKEKNLNKHISEESQN; encoded by the exons ATGGGCGTTAAAATAGAGATATTCAGA ATGATGTTGTATCTGTCCTTTCCTGTGACCATTTTCTGGATCTCGAATCAAGCAGACTACTTTGAGGAATATGTCGTAAAGAGAAAG AGGGAGCTCTTCCCCCCTAACGAGGCACTGCAT aggAAAGAGTTGGAAGACTTCAAAGAGCGAATGCGTGTTCGAAAGGAGAAGAAcctcaataaacatatttctgaGGAATCTCAGAACTGA
- the brd4 gene encoding bromodomain-containing protein 4 isoform X1 — protein MDYKMHAKSNDLLDFQKLDALLEKIAHSVSVKRESSEECNGISSALSVESVPGPRLNWCPANTSTPAPAPAPAPPPGHRPMLNPHRMGDGLDAAQMSGSSSSQGQAQSSGNLSAPEYVTPDRPKRQTNQLQFLLKVVVKTMWKHQFAWPFHAPVDAVKLNLPDYYNIIKIPMDMGTIKRRLESSYYLNAQECIQDFNTMFTNCYIYNKPGDDIVLMAESLEKFFLGKITEMPQEETEIVVMTGKGRGRGRREGGLSLKPGAIIDPSSTTPHTRGLSNLSASPLTRGPVQGPPSLPPQPLMQAHVPPTLPSHAPQLGGPYSLGQSDCAPQVPIMTSVPPPAQTSLPPASIQNTAPMLQNSVTMTKPCSQSNPHMIRFLNKSLEIKQRKSQKRKADTTTPTANDQLSESSPAESKSGKTLPRRESSRPTKLIKKEAPDSQHHIGIGIGLSGPSGGHSPKPQDQLGYCASLVRDMLSKKHAAYAWPFYKPVDVAALGLHDYHDIIKHPMDLNTIKAKLENRQYREPQEFAADVRIMFSNCYKYNPPDHEVVAMARKLQDVFEMRFAKMPDEPESKPLVSAPTPTLHHPAPVKPPPPLAHIASSSDSSSDSSSESESSTDDSEEERAQRLAELQEQLKAVHEQLAALSQPQVSKPKRKEKEKEKEKKEKKKEKHKKKGSMPSLVDEMQDTIPVSQISKKNKSSNSNNKEVVSKKKHSKKEGMKSHHPPNLQPVPSLEDDLGAAGSSASGEKGKPMTYEEKRQLSLDINKLPGDKLGRVVHIIQSREPSLKNSNPDEIEIDFETLKPSTLRELERYVSSCLRKKKRAPVEKTLESMVTSKKMGSSSESTGSSSDSEAEGTEIIKHQKKKGQSVKEGKKMHLHAQSGSAHSGLHSQPAGLQPSSQIKHHQPQHQQPSPAGFMAPPVAALESSQLLETGFESLPPFNQPLVHLSHHSGNSSSPPPPHLNAHSSEPVSPETHPFLNQHHVLPPPALHSSMPQQPSRPSHKAAPLHPKLPQQQQAAPPPPLQPTLQPTLQQHQPPQQHQQPQPQQQQQQQQQQQQQQQQQQQQQQQQQQQQQQQPLQVQSAAPPQHQLPSQILHPTQPLHQRPMSPPTLTPQGLLSSQPPQMLLEDDEEPGSTTPLNQVQLYLQQFQQPRQPQQSMQSLQAQARQQQQQQQPAQTSLLQSVQGQSQLSSQATLPPPQLPVQSQAPPAPSHQPPPQQMPLHQARHMQHSQQQQQQQQSYQQGAGLAAQSLGSQHKVSISTNKAQQIIQQQQDLSSPRPTKADPYTGHMRDNPSPLMMHSPQLPQYPPVSHPSPPHNVQPKKQRAPGSQGGLKEEKLAPSPVMRGESFNPAMRPDHHKHPDNKPSQPGHGQQNVKSMDSSRPVIRSSEPSGPPPALQDKEKFKQESKAPVAPKKVQDVKLKNMGSWASLAQKSTSTPMSAVKSSSDSFEQFRRAAREKEEREKALKAQAEQAEKDRLRREQDKLRGRDEDDVMETTRRVHEEPRRRQEQQHIQAAAQQQQQQLQQQQQQQQQQQQQQQQQQQQQQQQQQQQQQQQQQQQEPPPTAIQQPAQPPTPPQPAAQNPLDQQRELARRREQERRRREAMAATIDMNFQSDLMAIFEENLF, from the exons ATGGATTACAAGATGCACGCCAAGTCAAACGATTTGCTGGATTTCCAGAAACTGGACGCCCTTCTGGAAAAAATTGCACATTCAGTCTCTGTAAAAAG aGAGTCCAGCGAGGAGTGCAATGGGATCAGCAGTGCTCTGTCAGTGGAGTCTGTGCCGGGGCCAAGACTGAACTGGTGTCCTGCCAACACCTCTACCCCTGCccctgctccagctccagctccccctccgGGGCACAGGCCCATGCTCAACCCACACAGAATGGGGGACGGCCTGGACGCAGCGCAAATgtcgggcagcagcagcagccaggggCAGGCCCAGTCCTCGGGTAACCTCTCAGCCCCTGAGTACGTCACTCCTGACAGGCCAAAACGCCAGACCAATCAGCTGCAGTTTCTGCTCAAGGTGGTGGTGAAGACCATGTGGAAGCACCAGTTTGCCTGGCCCTTTCATGCACCAGTTGATGCAGTCAAACTCAATCTGCCT GACTACTACAATATAATCAAAATTCCTATGGACATGGGAACAATCAAGAGAAGGCTTGAGAGCAGTTACTACTTGAATGCCCAAGAATGTATCCAAGACTTCAACACAATGTTTACCAACTGCTACATATACAACAAG CCTGGAGATGACATAGTCCTGATGGCTGAGTCTCTAGAGAAATTTTTCCTCGGGAAGATCACAGAAATGCCTCAGGAAGAAACTGAGATCGTTGTCATGACAGGGAAAGGACGCGGGCggggcaggagagagggag GCCTGAGCTTGAAACCAGGGGCCATCATTGATCCTTCGTCCACGACTCCTCACACCCGTGGTCTGTCAAACCTCTCAGCGTCACCGCTGACCAGAGGACCTGTGCAGGGGCCACCTTCACTACCTCCCCAGCCTTTGATGCAGGCCCACGTGCCCCCGACGTTACCTAGCCACGCGCCTCAGCTCGGAGGTCCCTACTCCCTGGGTCAATCTGACTGTGCTCCTCAAGTTCCCATCATGACTTCTGTGCCTCCCCCTGCTCAGACTTCCCTGCCTCCAGCATCCATCCAGAACACTGCCCCCATGCTGCAGAACTCTGTTACCATGACCAAA CCCTGCAGTCAGTCGAACCCGCACATGATCCGATTTCTCAACAAGTCTTTGGAAATAAAG CAAAGAAAGAGCCAGAAAAGGAAAGCAGACACTACAACGCCCACAGCAAATGACCAACTCAGTGAATCTTCGCCAGCAGAGTCCAAATCTGGGAAGACGTTACCCAGGCGAGAGAGTAGCAGACCTACAAAACTGATTAAGAAGGAGGCTCCAGACTCTCAGCATCACATAGGCATTGGTATCGGACTGAGCGGACCAAGCGGAGGTCATAGCCCCAAACCACAAGATCAACTGGGATATTGTGCTAGTTTGGTTAGGGATATGCTGTCAAAGAAACATGCTGCCTACGCCTGGCCTTTCTACAAACCGGTTGACGTGGCTGCACTTGGACTACATGATTATCACGATATCATCAAACATCCCATGGACCTAAACACCATCAAG GCAAAGCTGGAGAACAGGCAATACCGGGAACCCCAGGAGTTTGCTGCTGATGTACGAATAATGTTTTCCAACTGCTACAAATATAACCCACCAGACCACGAGGTGGTGGCTATGGCACGCAAACTACAG gatgTGTTTGAGATGCGTTTTGCCAAGATGCCGGATGAACCCGAGAGCAAACCTCTGGTTTCTGCCCCAACTCCTACACTTCACCATCCGGCCCCTGTTAAGCCTCCACCTCCTTTGGCCCACATCGCCTCGTCTTCAGACAGTTCCAGTGACTCATCTTCTGAGTCTGAGTCTTCCACGGATGACTCTGAAGAGGAACGAGCCCAGAGGTTGGCTGAGCTCCAGGAACAG TTGAAGGCTGTCCATGAGCAGCTGGCAGCCCTGTCTCAACCACAAGTCAGCAAaccaaagagaaaagagaaagagaaggagaaggagaagaaagagaagaaaaaagagaagcatAAGAAGAAGGGAAGCATGCCTAGCCTTGTGGATGAAATGCAAGACACTATACCTGTTTCGCAGATCTCTAAGAAGAACAAGTCGAGTAACAGTAACAACAAAGAGGTTGTTTCCAAGAAGAAACACAG TAAAAAGGAAGGGATGAAAAGCCACCATCCACCCAATCTGCAGCCTGTTCCCAGCCTGGAAGATGACCTTGGGGCTGCTGGGTCATCAGCGTCAGGGGAAAAGGGCAAGCCCATGACATATGAGGAGAAAAGGCAATTAAGCTTGGACATCAACAAGCTTCCAGGTGACAAGCTTGGCCGCGTAGTACATATTATCCAGTCCAGAGAGCCCTCACTTAAAAACTCAAACCCTGATGAGATAGAGATTGACTTTGAGACGCTAAAGCCTTCCACTCTGCGCGAGCTGGAGAGATACGTTTCTTCCTGCCTCCGCAAGAAGAAAAGGGCTCCAG TTGAGAAGACTTTGGAGTCCATGGTTACCTCCAAAAAGATGGGATCTTCTTCAGAGAGCACTGGCTCCAGCTCAGACAGCGAAGCAGAAGGGACAG aaataataaaacaccAGAAGAAGAAGGGCCAGTCTGTAAAGGAGGGGAAGAAGATGCATCTTCACGCACAGAGCGGCTCTGCTCACTCTGGGCTTCATTCCCAGCCTGCAGGCCTTCAGCCGAGCAGTCAGATCAAGCACCATCAGCCGCAGCATCAGCAGCCATCTCCTGCAGGCTTCATGGCTCCCCCCGTAGCTGCTCTGGAGTCTTCCCAGTTACTGGAGACTGGCTTCGAGTCCCTGCCACCTTTCAACCAGCCCCTCGTGCATCTGTCTCACCACTCGGGCaactcctcctcacctccacctccacacctCAATGCTCATTCTTCTGAGCCTGTGTCCCCCGAGACCCACCCCTTCCTTAACCAGCATCACGTCCTCCCGCCTCCAG CCTTGCACAGTTCCATGCCGCAGCAGCCGTCTCGACCCAGTCACAAGGCGGCGCCGCTTCATCCTAAActccctcagcagcaacaagcagcacctcctcctcctctgcagccaaCCCTGCAGCCAACCCTGCAGCAGCATCAACCACCGCAGCAGCATCAACAACCGcaaccgcagcagcagcagcagcaacagcagcagcaacaacagcaacaacagcaacaacaacaacaacaacaacagcaacaacagcaacaacagcaacagccgCTGCAGGTCCAGTCAGCAGCGCCGCCACAGCATCAGCTCCCCTCTCAGATCCTTCACCCTACTCAGCCTCTGCACCAACGGCCCATGTCCCCCCCAACACTTACACCCCAGGGCTTGCTGTCTTCTCAACCTCCTCAGATGCTGCTGGAGGACGATGAAGAACCAGGGTCTACAACGCCTTTGAACCAAGTACAGTTATACCTGCAGCAGTTCCAGCAACCCCGTCAGCCCCAGCAGTCCATGCAGTCGCTCCAGGCGCAGGctcgtcagcagcagcagcagcaacagccgGCACAGACTTCTCTCCTGCAGTCGGTCCAGGGACAATCTCAACTCTCATCTCAGGCGACGCTGCCTCCTCCCCAGCTCCCTGTTCAGTCCCAGGCCCCTCCTGCCCCATCACATCAGCCCCCGCCCCAACAGATGCCTCTACACCAGGCCCGCCACATGCAGcacagtcagcagcagcagcagcagcaacagagcTACCAGCAGGGTGCTGGACTAGCTGCTCAGTCGCTGGGATCACAACACAAGGTTTCAATCTCTACCAACAAAGCACAGCAGatcatccagcagcagcaagaCCTGTCCTCCCCTCGCCCAACCAAGGCTGACCCTTACACAG gtcacatgagaGACAACCCATCCCCTCTTATGATGCATTCCCCACAACTCCCCCAGTATCCTCCTGTGTCTCACCCGTCTCCACCTCACAACGTGCAGCCCAAAAAG CAGAGGGCCCCTGGGAGCCAAGGTGGGTTGAAGGAGGAGAAACTTGCTCCATCACCAGTGATGAGAGGAGAGTCTTTTAACCCTGCAATGAGACCAGACCATCACAAACACCCCGATAACAAGCCTTCTCAACCAGGCCACGGCCAACAGA atgtgaagtCCATGGACAGCTCGCGACCCGTCATCCGCTCCTCTGAGCCCAGTGGGCCACCGCCCGCTCTGCAAGACAAGGAGAAGTTCAAGCAGGAGTCCAAGGCGCCTGTTGCCCCCAAGAAAGTACAG GATGTGAAACTAAAGAACATGGGCTCATGGGCCAGTCTGGCACAGAAGTCCACGTCTACGCCCATGTCTGCAGTGAAATCATCGAGTGACAGTTTTGAGCAGTTCCGTCGTGCTGCtcgggagaaggaggagagggagaaagcccTGAAGGCCCAAGCTGAGCAGGCGGAAAAGGACCGGCTACGCAGGGAGCAGGACAAACTACG AGGTCGGGATGAAGACGACGTCATGGAGACGACCAGGAGGGTGCACGAGGAGCCACGCAGGCGCCAggaacagcagcacattcaagCCGCtgcgcaacaacaacaacagcaactacaacaacaacaacaacaacaacagcagcaacagcagcagcaacaacagcagcagcagcaacaacaacagcagcagcagcaacaacagcagcagcagcaacagcagcaggagcccCCGCCGACCGCCATTCAGCAGCCTGCTCAACCCCCCACACCGCCTCAGCCCGCCGCACAGAACCCGCTCGACCAACAGAGGGAGCTTGCACGCCGCCgcgagcaggagaggaggaggcgagaAGCG ATGGCAGCGACTATTGACATGAATTTCCAAAGTGACTTAATGGCTATCTTTGAGGAGAACCTGTTTTGA
- the brd4 gene encoding bromodomain-containing protein 4 isoform X2, translating to MLNPHRMGDGLDAAQMSGSSSSQGQAQSSGNLSAPEYVTPDRPKRQTNQLQFLLKVVVKTMWKHQFAWPFHAPVDAVKLNLPDYYNIIKIPMDMGTIKRRLESSYYLNAQECIQDFNTMFTNCYIYNKPGDDIVLMAESLEKFFLGKITEMPQEETEIVVMTGKGRGRGRREGGLSLKPGAIIDPSSTTPHTRGLSNLSASPLTRGPVQGPPSLPPQPLMQAHVPPTLPSHAPQLGGPYSLGQSDCAPQVPIMTSVPPPAQTSLPPASIQNTAPMLQNSVTMTKPCSQSNPHMIRFLNKSLEIKQRKSQKRKADTTTPTANDQLSESSPAESKSGKTLPRRESSRPTKLIKKEAPDSQHHIGIGIGLSGPSGGHSPKPQDQLGYCASLVRDMLSKKHAAYAWPFYKPVDVAALGLHDYHDIIKHPMDLNTIKAKLENRQYREPQEFAADVRIMFSNCYKYNPPDHEVVAMARKLQDVFEMRFAKMPDEPESKPLVSAPTPTLHHPAPVKPPPPLAHIASSSDSSSDSSSESESSTDDSEEERAQRLAELQEQLKAVHEQLAALSQPQVSKPKRKEKEKEKEKKEKKKEKHKKKGSMPSLVDEMQDTIPVSQISKKNKSSNSNNKEVVSKKKHSKKEGMKSHHPPNLQPVPSLEDDLGAAGSSASGEKGKPMTYEEKRQLSLDINKLPGDKLGRVVHIIQSREPSLKNSNPDEIEIDFETLKPSTLRELERYVSSCLRKKKRAPVEKTLESMVTSKKMGSSSESTGSSSDSEAEGTEIIKHQKKKGQSVKEGKKMHLHAQSGSAHSGLHSQPAGLQPSSQIKHHQPQHQQPSPAGFMAPPVAALESSQLLETGFESLPPFNQPLVHLSHHSGNSSSPPPPHLNAHSSEPVSPETHPFLNQHHVLPPPALHSSMPQQPSRPSHKAAPLHPKLPQQQQAAPPPPLQPTLQPTLQQHQPPQQHQQPQPQQQQQQQQQQQQQQQQQQQQQQQQQQQQQQQPLQVQSAAPPQHQLPSQILHPTQPLHQRPMSPPTLTPQGLLSSQPPQMLLEDDEEPGSTTPLNQVQLYLQQFQQPRQPQQSMQSLQAQARQQQQQQQPAQTSLLQSVQGQSQLSSQATLPPPQLPVQSQAPPAPSHQPPPQQMPLHQARHMQHSQQQQQQQQSYQQGAGLAAQSLGSQHKVSISTNKAQQIIQQQQDLSSPRPTKADPYTGHMRDNPSPLMMHSPQLPQYPPVSHPSPPHNVQPKKQRAPGSQGGLKEEKLAPSPVMRGESFNPAMRPDHHKHPDNKPSQPGHGQQNVKSMDSSRPVIRSSEPSGPPPALQDKEKFKQESKAPVAPKKVQDVKLKNMGSWASLAQKSTSTPMSAVKSSSDSFEQFRRAAREKEEREKALKAQAEQAEKDRLRREQDKLRGRDEDDVMETTRRVHEEPRRRQEQQHIQAAAQQQQQQLQQQQQQQQQQQQQQQQQQQQQQQQQQQQQQQQQQQQEPPPTAIQQPAQPPTPPQPAAQNPLDQQRELARRREQERRRREAMAATIDMNFQSDLMAIFEENLF from the exons ATGCTCAACCCACACAGAATGGGGGACGGCCTGGACGCAGCGCAAATgtcgggcagcagcagcagccaggggCAGGCCCAGTCCTCGGGTAACCTCTCAGCCCCTGAGTACGTCACTCCTGACAGGCCAAAACGCCAGACCAATCAGCTGCAGTTTCTGCTCAAGGTGGTGGTGAAGACCATGTGGAAGCACCAGTTTGCCTGGCCCTTTCATGCACCAGTTGATGCAGTCAAACTCAATCTGCCT GACTACTACAATATAATCAAAATTCCTATGGACATGGGAACAATCAAGAGAAGGCTTGAGAGCAGTTACTACTTGAATGCCCAAGAATGTATCCAAGACTTCAACACAATGTTTACCAACTGCTACATATACAACAAG CCTGGAGATGACATAGTCCTGATGGCTGAGTCTCTAGAGAAATTTTTCCTCGGGAAGATCACAGAAATGCCTCAGGAAGAAACTGAGATCGTTGTCATGACAGGGAAAGGACGCGGGCggggcaggagagagggag GCCTGAGCTTGAAACCAGGGGCCATCATTGATCCTTCGTCCACGACTCCTCACACCCGTGGTCTGTCAAACCTCTCAGCGTCACCGCTGACCAGAGGACCTGTGCAGGGGCCACCTTCACTACCTCCCCAGCCTTTGATGCAGGCCCACGTGCCCCCGACGTTACCTAGCCACGCGCCTCAGCTCGGAGGTCCCTACTCCCTGGGTCAATCTGACTGTGCTCCTCAAGTTCCCATCATGACTTCTGTGCCTCCCCCTGCTCAGACTTCCCTGCCTCCAGCATCCATCCAGAACACTGCCCCCATGCTGCAGAACTCTGTTACCATGACCAAA CCCTGCAGTCAGTCGAACCCGCACATGATCCGATTTCTCAACAAGTCTTTGGAAATAAAG CAAAGAAAGAGCCAGAAAAGGAAAGCAGACACTACAACGCCCACAGCAAATGACCAACTCAGTGAATCTTCGCCAGCAGAGTCCAAATCTGGGAAGACGTTACCCAGGCGAGAGAGTAGCAGACCTACAAAACTGATTAAGAAGGAGGCTCCAGACTCTCAGCATCACATAGGCATTGGTATCGGACTGAGCGGACCAAGCGGAGGTCATAGCCCCAAACCACAAGATCAACTGGGATATTGTGCTAGTTTGGTTAGGGATATGCTGTCAAAGAAACATGCTGCCTACGCCTGGCCTTTCTACAAACCGGTTGACGTGGCTGCACTTGGACTACATGATTATCACGATATCATCAAACATCCCATGGACCTAAACACCATCAAG GCAAAGCTGGAGAACAGGCAATACCGGGAACCCCAGGAGTTTGCTGCTGATGTACGAATAATGTTTTCCAACTGCTACAAATATAACCCACCAGACCACGAGGTGGTGGCTATGGCACGCAAACTACAG gatgTGTTTGAGATGCGTTTTGCCAAGATGCCGGATGAACCCGAGAGCAAACCTCTGGTTTCTGCCCCAACTCCTACACTTCACCATCCGGCCCCTGTTAAGCCTCCACCTCCTTTGGCCCACATCGCCTCGTCTTCAGACAGTTCCAGTGACTCATCTTCTGAGTCTGAGTCTTCCACGGATGACTCTGAAGAGGAACGAGCCCAGAGGTTGGCTGAGCTCCAGGAACAG TTGAAGGCTGTCCATGAGCAGCTGGCAGCCCTGTCTCAACCACAAGTCAGCAAaccaaagagaaaagagaaagagaaggagaaggagaagaaagagaagaaaaaagagaagcatAAGAAGAAGGGAAGCATGCCTAGCCTTGTGGATGAAATGCAAGACACTATACCTGTTTCGCAGATCTCTAAGAAGAACAAGTCGAGTAACAGTAACAACAAAGAGGTTGTTTCCAAGAAGAAACACAG TAAAAAGGAAGGGATGAAAAGCCACCATCCACCCAATCTGCAGCCTGTTCCCAGCCTGGAAGATGACCTTGGGGCTGCTGGGTCATCAGCGTCAGGGGAAAAGGGCAAGCCCATGACATATGAGGAGAAAAGGCAATTAAGCTTGGACATCAACAAGCTTCCAGGTGACAAGCTTGGCCGCGTAGTACATATTATCCAGTCCAGAGAGCCCTCACTTAAAAACTCAAACCCTGATGAGATAGAGATTGACTTTGAGACGCTAAAGCCTTCCACTCTGCGCGAGCTGGAGAGATACGTTTCTTCCTGCCTCCGCAAGAAGAAAAGGGCTCCAG TTGAGAAGACTTTGGAGTCCATGGTTACCTCCAAAAAGATGGGATCTTCTTCAGAGAGCACTGGCTCCAGCTCAGACAGCGAAGCAGAAGGGACAG aaataataaaacaccAGAAGAAGAAGGGCCAGTCTGTAAAGGAGGGGAAGAAGATGCATCTTCACGCACAGAGCGGCTCTGCTCACTCTGGGCTTCATTCCCAGCCTGCAGGCCTTCAGCCGAGCAGTCAGATCAAGCACCATCAGCCGCAGCATCAGCAGCCATCTCCTGCAGGCTTCATGGCTCCCCCCGTAGCTGCTCTGGAGTCTTCCCAGTTACTGGAGACTGGCTTCGAGTCCCTGCCACCTTTCAACCAGCCCCTCGTGCATCTGTCTCACCACTCGGGCaactcctcctcacctccacctccacacctCAATGCTCATTCTTCTGAGCCTGTGTCCCCCGAGACCCACCCCTTCCTTAACCAGCATCACGTCCTCCCGCCTCCAG CCTTGCACAGTTCCATGCCGCAGCAGCCGTCTCGACCCAGTCACAAGGCGGCGCCGCTTCATCCTAAActccctcagcagcaacaagcagcacctcctcctcctctgcagccaaCCCTGCAGCCAACCCTGCAGCAGCATCAACCACCGCAGCAGCATCAACAACCGcaaccgcagcagcagcagcagcaacagcagcagcaacaacagcaacaacagcaacaacaacaacaacaacaacagcaacaacagcaacaacagcaacagccgCTGCAGGTCCAGTCAGCAGCGCCGCCACAGCATCAGCTCCCCTCTCAGATCCTTCACCCTACTCAGCCTCTGCACCAACGGCCCATGTCCCCCCCAACACTTACACCCCAGGGCTTGCTGTCTTCTCAACCTCCTCAGATGCTGCTGGAGGACGATGAAGAACCAGGGTCTACAACGCCTTTGAACCAAGTACAGTTATACCTGCAGCAGTTCCAGCAACCCCGTCAGCCCCAGCAGTCCATGCAGTCGCTCCAGGCGCAGGctcgtcagcagcagcagcagcaacagccgGCACAGACTTCTCTCCTGCAGTCGGTCCAGGGACAATCTCAACTCTCATCTCAGGCGACGCTGCCTCCTCCCCAGCTCCCTGTTCAGTCCCAGGCCCCTCCTGCCCCATCACATCAGCCCCCGCCCCAACAGATGCCTCTACACCAGGCCCGCCACATGCAGcacagtcagcagcagcagcagcagcaacagagcTACCAGCAGGGTGCTGGACTAGCTGCTCAGTCGCTGGGATCACAACACAAGGTTTCAATCTCTACCAACAAAGCACAGCAGatcatccagcagcagcaagaCCTGTCCTCCCCTCGCCCAACCAAGGCTGACCCTTACACAG gtcacatgagaGACAACCCATCCCCTCTTATGATGCATTCCCCACAACTCCCCCAGTATCCTCCTGTGTCTCACCCGTCTCCACCTCACAACGTGCAGCCCAAAAAG CAGAGGGCCCCTGGGAGCCAAGGTGGGTTGAAGGAGGAGAAACTTGCTCCATCACCAGTGATGAGAGGAGAGTCTTTTAACCCTGCAATGAGACCAGACCATCACAAACACCCCGATAACAAGCCTTCTCAACCAGGCCACGGCCAACAGA atgtgaagtCCATGGACAGCTCGCGACCCGTCATCCGCTCCTCTGAGCCCAGTGGGCCACCGCCCGCTCTGCAAGACAAGGAGAAGTTCAAGCAGGAGTCCAAGGCGCCTGTTGCCCCCAAGAAAGTACAG GATGTGAAACTAAAGAACATGGGCTCATGGGCCAGTCTGGCACAGAAGTCCACGTCTACGCCCATGTCTGCAGTGAAATCATCGAGTGACAGTTTTGAGCAGTTCCGTCGTGCTGCtcgggagaaggaggagagggagaaagcccTGAAGGCCCAAGCTGAGCAGGCGGAAAAGGACCGGCTACGCAGGGAGCAGGACAAACTACG AGGTCGGGATGAAGACGACGTCATGGAGACGACCAGGAGGGTGCACGAGGAGCCACGCAGGCGCCAggaacagcagcacattcaagCCGCtgcgcaacaacaacaacagcaactacaacaacaacaacaacaacaacagcagcaacagcagcagcaacaacagcagcagcagcaacaacaacagcagcagcagcaacaacagcagcagcagcaacagcagcaggagcccCCGCCGACCGCCATTCAGCAGCCTGCTCAACCCCCCACACCGCCTCAGCCCGCCGCACAGAACCCGCTCGACCAACAGAGGGAGCTTGCACGCCGCCgcgagcaggagaggaggaggcgagaAGCG ATGGCAGCGACTATTGACATGAATTTCCAAAGTGACTTAATGGCTATCTTTGAGGAGAACCTGTTTTGA
- the lpar2a gene encoding lysophosphatidic acid receptor 2a, translating to MESSTSNTCYYSHNVTFFYNLVGKKISVAWTTRDYVVIGLGLTVCFIVVLANLMVMVAIFMNRRFHFPIYYLLGNMAAADLFAGVSYANLMLNTGPWTSTLTKEQWYTRGALIDISLTASVANLLAVAVERHQTILTMQLHSKMSKRRVVLLIVCIWAVGIAMGLVPSMLWNCECQLDDCSTVAPLYSRRFLVFWAALNLLTFFIMVAMYTRIFVYVRYQSLYVSQHSSEHGQTVFNLMKTISMVLGAFVICWTPGLMTLLLDGLLGKDSHANDYEKFCLVIAECNSLVNPVIYSLRDEEMRRTFKRILCCLCGRGGGRQREPLPLEIDSPLPEEPLHCVHKSDDPTLCLSQDTNNKEDGWTMAGNDIST from the exons ATGGAGAGCAGCACGTCCAACACCTGCTACTACAGCCACAACGTCACCTTCTTCTACAACCTGGTGGGTAAGAAGATCAGCGTGGCCTGGACGACGCGGGACTACGTGGTGATCGGTCTGGGCCTGACGGTGTGCTTCATCGTCGTGCTGGCCAACCTCATGGTGATGGTGGCCATCTTCATGAACCGACGCTTCCACTTCCCCATCTACTATCTCCTGGGCAACATGGCAGCGGCGGACCTGTTTGCCGGCGTCTCCTACGCCAACCTGATGCTGAACACCGGCCCCTGGACCAGCACGCTCACCAAGGAGCAGTGGTACACCCGCGGGGCCCTGATCGACATCAGCCTGACGGCCTCTGTGGCCAACCTGCTGGCCGTGGCCGTGGAGCGCCACCAGACCATCCTCACCATGCAGCTGCACAGCAAGATGAGCAAGCGCCGGGTGGTGCTGCTGATCGTCTGCATCTGGGCCGTGGGCATCGCCATGGGCCTGGTGCCCTCCATGCTGTGGAACTGCGAGTGCCAGCTGGACGACTGCTCCACCGTCGCTCCGCTCTACAGCCGCCGCTTCCTCGTCTTCTGGGCGGCTCTGAACCTGCTCACATTCTTCATCATGGTGGCCATGTACACCCGCATCTTTGTCTACGTGAGATACCAGAGCCTGTACGTGTCTCAGCACAGCTCGGAGCACGGCCAGACCGTTTTCAACCTGATGAAAACCATCTCCATGGTTCTGG GCGCCTTCGTGATCTGCTGGACCCCCGGCCTCATGACCCTCCTACTGGACGGGCTTCTGGGTAAAGACAGCCACGCCAACGACTACGAGAAGTTCTGTCTGGTGATCGCCGAGTGCAACTCTCTGGTCAACCCGGTCATCTACTCCCTGCGGGACGAGGAGATGCGCAGGACGTTCAAGAGGATCCTGTGCTGCCTGTGTGGGAGAGGCGGCGGCCGGCAGAGGGAGCCTCTCCCTCTGGAGATTGACTCTCCGCTACCAGAG GAGCCTCTCCACTGTGTCCACAAATCCGATGATCcgactttgtgtttgtctcaagACACCAACAATAAAGAAGACGGTTGGACAATGGCGGGG